One region of Streptomyces davaonensis JCM 4913 genomic DNA includes:
- a CDS encoding lytic transglycosylase domain-containing protein, producing the protein MTASGGGQESESSNVAVQAAVAAGGCGCLAIPVGGVLAVALIFIVGGLGVVLMPLVILIMFFKGLLPADFGGIGDDLSPVERICEDLEAAQDTPADELAARAQQIALGDGLGTLEITPSSSSSPSQPCTVPADLYDAIVDAGSVCDVIGPVTVAAQIQYETGFDTDFVGPNGARGISQVPADVFERLHQDGDPLDAKQSIGAQGAYLCELAEGAQSLIDAGEATGSVLDLTLAAYDVGMDAVREAHGVPATEEAQSYVVGVRTWFASMEGIGPPPRTMPDGPGLRDT; encoded by the coding sequence GTGACGGCGTCAGGTGGCGGGCAGGAGAGCGAGAGCTCGAACGTGGCCGTCCAGGCGGCGGTCGCCGCCGGAGGCTGCGGCTGTCTGGCGATTCCGGTCGGAGGCGTCCTCGCCGTCGCGTTGATTTTCATCGTGGGCGGCCTCGGTGTCGTCCTCATGCCGCTGGTGATTCTGATCATGTTCTTCAAGGGGCTGCTGCCCGCCGACTTCGGTGGGATCGGCGACGATCTGTCACCGGTGGAGCGCATCTGCGAGGACCTCGAAGCCGCACAGGACACACCTGCGGACGAACTCGCCGCACGGGCACAGCAGATCGCGCTCGGCGACGGCCTCGGCACACTGGAGATCACACCGTCCAGCTCCAGCAGCCCCTCGCAGCCCTGCACCGTTCCGGCAGATCTCTACGATGCGATCGTGGACGCCGGATCGGTCTGCGACGTGATCGGTCCCGTCACCGTCGCCGCGCAGATCCAGTACGAGACGGGCTTCGACACCGACTTCGTGGGACCCAACGGTGCCCGAGGCATCTCCCAGGTACCGGCCGACGTCTTCGAGCGCCTCCACCAGGACGGAGATCCCCTCGACGCCAAGCAGTCCATCGGGGCACAGGGGGCCTACCTGTGCGAACTCGCCGAAGGGGCGCAGAGCCTGATCGACGCGGGAGAGGCCACCGGAAGCGTCCTCGACCTGACCCTCGCGGCCTACGACGTGGGCATGGACGCCGTACGCGAGGCACACGGCGTTCCCGCCACCGAGGAGGCGCAGAGCTATGTCGTAGGCGTGCGGACCTGGTTCGCCTCCATGGAGGGAATCGGCCCACCACCACGCACCATGCCCGACGGCCCCGGCCTCAGAGACACCTGA
- a CDS encoding C40 family peptidase codes for MTRHRPRTVVLGGLLCLVAGTTQPFAQAVPRPDRPQTLAEVRAKLESLYHDAEVATEEYNAAGEDVAAQEKKLDVLGAQVARADARLVRLRALVGAAARAQYRGGGMPAEVQFFFSPDPEHALDAAGLARQAQLGTDRQLVALVEAESRLKTKTEQAAEELDSLREIQLTRDTARDKVTKQIAAARKLEARLEADELKRLAALEKQDAAKAQAAWLKTGVLDGVGTMASAGGKKAVAYATDQLGEPYVWGAEGPDSFDCSGLTSQAWLAAGVTIPRTSQEQWKQLKRVDIKDVRPGDLIIYFDDASHVALYVGAGRIIHAPRPGRTITVAPAASMQILGVVRPDPQAQAAKK; via the coding sequence ATGACGAGGCACAGGCCACGGACCGTGGTGCTGGGCGGTCTGCTCTGCCTTGTGGCAGGTACGACGCAGCCTTTTGCCCAGGCGGTGCCCCGCCCCGACAGGCCGCAGACCCTCGCGGAGGTCCGTGCCAAGCTGGAGTCGCTCTACCACGACGCCGAAGTCGCCACCGAGGAGTACAACGCGGCGGGTGAGGACGTTGCGGCCCAGGAGAAGAAGCTGGACGTGCTCGGCGCCCAGGTGGCACGGGCCGATGCCAGGCTCGTGCGGCTGCGTGCCCTGGTCGGGGCGGCCGCACGCGCCCAGTACCGCGGCGGTGGCATGCCCGCCGAAGTGCAGTTCTTCTTCAGCCCTGATCCCGAGCACGCCCTCGACGCCGCAGGTCTGGCCCGGCAGGCCCAGCTCGGCACCGACCGGCAGCTGGTGGCGCTGGTCGAGGCCGAGAGCCGGTTGAAGACGAAGACTGAGCAGGCGGCGGAGGAGCTCGACAGTCTCCGGGAGATCCAGCTGACCCGCGACACGGCTCGGGACAAGGTCACCAAGCAGATCGCCGCGGCCCGGAAACTCGAAGCCCGGCTAGAGGCCGACGAACTGAAGCGCCTGGCCGCCCTGGAGAAGCAGGACGCCGCGAAGGCACAGGCCGCGTGGCTGAAGACAGGTGTCCTCGACGGGGTGGGCACGATGGCGAGTGCGGGCGGCAAGAAGGCCGTCGCCTATGCCACGGATCAGCTCGGCGAACCGTATGTGTGGGGTGCCGAGGGACCGGACTCCTTCGACTGCTCCGGCCTGACCTCCCAGGCTTGGCTCGCGGCCGGCGTGACCATTCCCCGCACCTCGCAGGAACAGTGGAAACAGCTCAAGCGCGTCGACATCAAGGACGTGCGGCCCGGTGACCTGATCATCTACTTCGACGACGCCAGCCATGTCGCCCTCTACGTCGGCGCGGGACGCATCATCCACGCGCCACGGCCCGGGCGGACGATCACCGTGGCGCCCGCCGCGTCGATGCAGATCCTGGGCGTCGTGCGCCCCGATCCGCAGGCGCAGGCGGCGAAGAAGTGA